A region of Dictyostelium discoideum AX4 chromosome 1 chromosome, whole genome shotgun sequence DNA encodes the following proteins:
- a CDS encoding 2,3-diketo-5-methylthio-1-phosphopentane enolase, giving the protein MTPNIHTVILDIEGTTTPISFVHDVLFPYIRDNLVRHINQKWGSEELKQDIKELYKLYLEDNKASELVVNNQFNTPEILNPDDESTDKEKLIESVIRNVIYQMDNDRKSTPLKQLQGHMWLEGYENELVKGVVFPEVPKAFENWNLNHIDIYIYSSGSIAAQKLLFNYSNFGSLLPYIKGHFDTTIGGKLHPSSYEKILSTINNGSPNSYLFVTDSILEAKAARESGLNVCLSIRDGNPPIVDRELLNTFDQVSSFDQLFNKFNFKN; this is encoded by the coding sequence atgacaccAAATATTCATACAGTTATATTAGATATTGAAGgtacaacaacaccaatttCATTTGTACATGATGTATTATTTCCATATATTAGAGATAATTTAGTTAGACATATCAATCAGAAATGGGGTAGtgaagaattaaaacaagatattaaagaattatataaattatatttagaGGATAACAAAGCATCGGAATTAGTTGTAAACAATCAATTCAATACACCAGAGATTTTAAATCCAGATGATGAATCAACAGATAAAGAAAAGTTAATTGAATCTGTCATTAGAAATGTTATCTATCAAATGGATAATGACAGAAAATCGACACCATTAAAGCAATTACAAGGTCATATGTGGTTGGAGGGTTACGAAAATGAGTTGGTCAAGGGTGTGGTTTTCCCTGAGGTTCCAAAAGCTTTTGAAAATTGGAATTTGAATCATATCGATATTTACATCTATAGCAGTGGTAGTATCGCTGCCCAAAAGTTGTTATtcaattattcaaatttcGGCTCACTTTTACCTTATATTAAAGGTCATTTCGATACAACAATCGGTGGTAAATTACATCCTTCATCTTATGAAAAGATTTTAtctacaattaataatggttcTCCAAATAGTTATCTCTTTGTAACTGATTCAATCTTGGAAGCTAAAGCTGCTAGAGAATCTGGTCTCAATGTTTGTTTATCAATTAGAGATGGTAATCCTCCAATCGTTGATagagaattattaaatacttTTGATCAAGTTTCTTCTTttgatcaattatttaataaatttaattttaaaaattaa
- a CDS encoding Rab GDP dissociation inhibitor alpha — MDEHYDVIVLGTGLKECIISGLLSVDGKKVLHMDRNGYYGGESASLNMNQLWEKSHGKEKKAPETLGSSRDYNVDLIPKFILSSGLLVKMLLHTDVTRYLDFKVVDGSYVYSSGKINKVPSTDTEALTSSLVGLLDKLPLRKFFIFVQNYEENNPATHDGLNLKITTMDALFKKYGLRENIVDFIGHALALYLDDSYLQQPAHDTIMRMKLYADSLARYSKSPYIYPLYGLGELPQAFARLSAIYGGTYMLNKPIENIVFDEEKKIIKVTSEGETVTCDKIVCDPSYFPNKVQKKGKIIRSICILNGPIPSADKKFESLQIIIPQKQVKRQSDMYVGVMSSAHCVCPKGKYIAIVSATVETNEPEKELAPAYALLGPIQEKFVYISDFIEPIADGTADNVFISKSYDATSHFETTCEDVMDMYKRITGKDLVLTVHPNILKQQEEAGNQEQEEQ; from the exons ATGGATGAACATTATGATGTTATTGTTTTAGGTACTGGTCTCAAGGAATGTATTATTAGTGGTTTATTATCAGTTGATGGTAAGAAAGTCCTCCATATGGATAGAAATGGATATTATGGTGGTGAATCAGCATCATTGAATATGAATCAATTATGGGAGAAATCACATGGCAAAGAAAAGAAAGCACCAGAGACATTAGGATCATCAAGAGACTACaatgttgatttaattcCAAAATTCATTCTCAGCAGTGGTCTTTTAGTTAAGATGTTGTTACACACAGATGTTACACGTTATTTGGACTTCAAAGTTGTAGATGGCTCATATGTCTACTCATCAGGTAAGATCAACAAGGTTCCATCAACAGATACAGAAGCCCTCACATCATCATTGGTTGGTCTCTTGGACAAACTTCCATTAAGAAAATTCTTTATCTTTGTTCAAAACTATGAAGAAAACAATCCAGCTACCCACGATGGTTTGAACTTAAAAATCACCACTATGGATGCCCTCTTCAAAAAGTATGGTTTAAGAGAAAACATCGTAGATTTCATTGGTCATGCACTCGCTCTCTATCTCGATGATAGCTACCTCCAACAACCAGCTCATGATACCATCATGAGAATGAAACTCTATGCTGACTCTTTAGCTCGTTACAGTAAATCACCATACATTTATCCATTATATGGTTTAGGTGAATTACCACAAGCATTTGCCCGTTTATCTGCTATCTATGGTGGTACATATATGcttaataaaccaattgaaaatattgttttcgatgaagaaaagaaaattattaaagttaCATCTGAAGGTGAA ACTGTAACATGTGATAAAATTGTTTGTGATCCATCATATTTCCCAAATAAAGTTCAAAAGAAAGGTAAAATTATTCGTTCAATTTGTATTTTGAATGGTCCAATTCCATCTGCTGATAAGAAATTTGAATCACTCCAAATCATTATCCCACAAAAACAAGTTAAACGTCAATCAGATATGTACGTTGGTGTTATGTCATCCGCTCATTGTGTCTGTCCAAAGGGTAAATACATTGCCATCGTTTCAGCCACTGTTGAAACCAATGAACCAGAGAAAGAATTAGCACCAGCTTACGCTTTATTAGGTCCAATTCAAGAGAAATTTGTCTATATTTCTGATTTCATTGAACCAATTGCTGATGGTACTGCCGACAATGTTTTCATCTCAAAATCATATGATGCTACCTCTCACTTTGAAACCACTTGTGAAGATGTCATGGATATGTACAAGAGAATCACTGGTAAAGATTTAGTTCTCACTGTTCATCCAAATATTCTtaaacaacaagaagaagcTGGTAAccaagaacaagaagaacaataa